The Planktothrix agardhii NIES-204 genomic interval AGGTACAATTAGTCAGGATATCTGAGGTTAAGTATGAATTGGATGCGCTACATTGCTGTTGCTTTAATTAATGCTTTTGGTGTAGTTGTTGGAATTATCCTAGTTCCCGCCCCGTCAACTTTAGCCCAATCTTCACCAACGGATCTCAATTTAGAGTATCGGATTAATGACTCCGGGGTGCAATTTCAAGGATTTGAAGCAGGCACTAATGGCAATTCTAACACAGAAACCACAGAAGTTACACCCAAATCCTTAGAGGAATTATATCAATTACAGGATTTGATCAAAGCTGAATTGAAGAAAGTTTCTAGTCCTCCTGATATTAATAGTAATTTAGAAGTTTGGCAATATCAACTACAACTGAAACAATATGAAACTTTAGTTAAAGCTAATCGCCAAGTTGAAGCTCAAATTAAATTTGAAGAAAAAACCCTGGAAACTTGGAATCAGGTGATTAAAATAGCCACTAAAGCAGCAAATTTTGGCAAACAATCTGAAACTAATACAATAGAAGATTGGGAAACCGCACAACAATTATGGATTCAAGCGATTGATACCCTACGGAAAATTCCTAAAGAGTCTTTTCTGAGTTCTAAAGCTATTGATAAAACCGTAGAATATCAAGGTTATTTAGCGATCGCCACCTATCAACGCGCCTTAATCCAACAATCCCAACAACAACAACCAGAAAAACCTCAAACAATTTCCCCCGTTTCCGTTGCTAATCCTCAATTTCCGGGTTTTAAACTTTATGGAGATACCAACCGAGATGGTATTGTGAATGAACAAGATCAACAACGCCCGGAACAATGGTCTTTATCCCTAGGGCCGTTAATATTATTTAATAATGATGATGATGATGTTAATGGATTACCCGATTGGCGAGATAAAATAGTTAATGGGGCTGAAGATGAAAAGGATTTGGCTTTAGTTCATTTTAAAGTTAATCCAGAGTACAAAGGTTCGGAATTATTTCTCACCGTTGACGAAGCAGCACAACCCTATATTAATATTTTCCAGCAAACTTCAACCGGGTGGAAAGCTATTGATTTGTCGGGCGCAACGCCTTTAGAATTTGGTTCAGATATTGTTTTAGGAGTAGAAGCAAAACAATTTGCTAATAGCAATTGGTCGGGTTTAGTTAATTTAAAAGCCATCGCTCGGAAACAAGGAATTGTGACGGCAACGGATACAATTTCTATGGGAGTTGCTCCTTGGATTATGTCTGATAATACTGAATCTGTTTCTGAGGTTCATATTAGCGATCGCGGTGATAATCAAACTATCATTAAAGATGTAAAAACCATTGTTGAAAAAACTGGAGCAAAGGTTAAAGTCACACCTGGAGAGACTTTGTGGATGCAGGGAACTCAAGAAATCGGCTATGTTCAGTTTCCTAAACCTGAAGGATTAGAGCAATATCCGGTGGTTTTAAAAGGCAATCGGAGTGAGGAGAGTGATGATTATGCTAAATCTTTAATGAATCAAAATTTTGGCTGGTTTGAAGTGGGTAAACCTCGTCAATTAGATGCTTTTAATCAATGGGCAGATTGGTATAATAATTTAGCCGTAACTCCCGCTTTACCTGATTATCCTTTGGGAAGAATTTATTATGGCACAGCCGATAATGTTAGTTTAAATCCCGAAGTTGTTGAGTTTTTAAAAGCCCAAAAAGTTCAAGGTGATCCCGTTGCTATTGATACTTCTTGGTTAATGTTGCGTCATGTTGATGAAATTATTAATTTTATTCCTAGTGCTTCTGGTGAACCTTTAATGTTAATTGCTAGTCCAGAAGAAGGAGTTAAACTATTAAAAGAACTGGAAAAACAAGGCTATGAAGGAGCGGCAATTAATCGCGGATTAAGCACACAAACTACTGTGCGAGCCACTTTGAATAATCAATTATTAATCCAACATAATCTGAATTTACAAAAACAGAAAATCGAACCCTTAATTAATCAACTCAAAACAGAATTTAATCTCAGAAATGATCAAATTATTAGAGTTCCGGCTTTATTTAGTTATAGTGGGTATGCTTGGTGGCCCAATTTAATTAATTCGGTTTATGTGAATGGGGAATTGTTAGTTTCTAACCCTAAAGGAGCATTAATTGATGGACGAGACTATACCCAGGAAGACTTTAAACGTCGGGTTGCGGTTGCTGGAATTAATATTAATTTCTTAGATGATGAATATTATCAAGAATTACAGGGAAATATTTACAGTGCTACTAACACGACTCATGTAGGAAATGAGCAACCATTCTGGCAAGATATACCCTAGAATTATGAATATAATTGATAAAATTCAAAATAGATTAGTTTTAAACAATCAAGACTCTTTAATTGATCGTTATAAAACTCATTTACAAACTATCAATCAATGGATTAAACTTAATAAAAATTATCCTAAAATTCTAATATCAGAATCCGACCCTATTTTATTTTTATCGGCTTTTATGACTGCGATAACGGCAAAATGTCCGATTTTTTTATGTAACCCTCAATGGGGACAACAGGAATGGACACAGGTTTATCAAATAGTTAAACCCAATTTATTAATATCTCAAGGTCAGATCTTAGACTATCAAAACCCCTTAAATTCTAATCATGAAAACCTCAAAAGTTTGACTATGATTCCCACGGGAGGAACATCGGGAAATATCAAGTTTACTGTTCATAATTGGGATAGTTTAATGGCTTCAGTTCAAGGATTCAAACAATATTTTAATGTATCAGCTATTAATTCTTTTTGTACATTACCTCTTTATCATGTTAGTGGATTAATGCAGTGGATGCGATCGCTTTTAACCGATGGACAATTGATTCTCACATCCTTTAAGACTGTAGAAGCAGAAGAATGGATTAATTTTAATCTCACTGACTATTTTATCTCCTTAGTTCCGACTCAATTACATCGTCTATTACAATCTCCATCCCTAACCCATTGGTTATCTCAATTTCAGATCGTATTATTGGGAGGAGCGCCACCTTGGTTAGAATTATTAGAACAGAGTCGTTTGCATCAAATTCCCCTAGCTTTAACCTACGGAATGACAGAAACCGCCTCCCAAATTGTGACTTTAAAACCCTCGGATTTCTTACGGGGTAATAATAGCTGTGGACAGGTTTTACCCCATGCTGAAATTAAAATATATGATAAAAATGGAAAGGAATTAAAAACTAATCAAACAGGAATAATTAAGATTAAAGCTGATTCTTTAATGTTAGGATATTATCAAGATAATTTTAATCCAAACTTACGAATTAATACCTTTACACCCGATGATTTAGGCTATTGGGATGAACAGGGATATTTAACCTTGGTAGGGAGACAAACTAATAAAATTATTACCGGGGGAGAAAATGTATTTCCCACCGAAGTAGAAGCAGTAATTCGTGCTACGGGTTTGGTTAAAGATATTTGTGTGATTGGAAAACCCGATCAATATTGGGGTGAAATTGTTGTTGCGGTGTATGTTCCTGATTCTAAAGAGGTTTCACAAGCTCAATTAGAACAAGCAATTTTAGGAAAATTATCTAAATTTAAACACCCAAAATTATGGATTTCTGTAGAACAATTACCTCGCAATTCTCAAGGAAAAATCAATCAACAACAGATTCAAAAATGGGTTATGGATTATCAGGATCAGTAAAATCAGTACTACTCATGGTAATATGTTCATCAACACTCACTGGCCCAGCCCCAAAATAGGTAATCATCAGTAACCCGCCCATGATAGATAAATTCTTGAGAAAATCAATTTTTTCTGAGGGAACTTCCCAAAAATTATGAAAAATCACCGTGGCGGGAATTAAAAATACAATCAGAAGCCAAGCCCCCCAACGAGTTTTATAACCTAATACTAAAGATAATCCACCTAAAATTTCAACAGCAATTGTTCCAACCAATAATACCCCAGCCAAAGGTAATCCTCGTCCCGTCATCATAGTTTGAGTATCGGCAAAATTGAAGATTTTATTAATAGCTGCGTGTATAAAAATTGTTGCTAAAAATGTTCTACCGATTAAGGGAATAAACTGAATCATTATTTAACCTCTAGTTGCTTTGTTTTCTTCTGGGTGGAATTAACCCACCCTAATAATAGATTCAATTAACCTAAAATCAAACCAATTCCTAAGAATAAGCCACTCCAAAACTGTAGAGCAATAGCGATAAACTTGCAATTGCTGACTAAGTTAGGTTGATTATGGTATTGACTGACATGGCGACAAAGTTTAATCCCAGAGGGAATTGCAACAAAACTAAGTAGAGTCCAAATCGGGAATATTCCCCATAGGACAAATCCACCCGTCAGAATAAAAATACTACCACAAAACCAAGGTAAAAGTTTTGCTCCCCGTTCGGTTCCTAAACGAACAATCGGCGACTTTTTCCCCGCATTAATATCATCTTCAACTTGATGAAAATGGGAACAAAAGAGAACTAAAGTAATCGGAATTGCCACAATAATTGAGGTGGCTAAACAGACCCAAGACCAGTTTTGAGTTTGGCTATAATAGGCGGCGGAAACTCCCAAGGGCCCAAAGGCAAAGAAACATAAAAATTCCCCTAAACCTTGATAACCCAAACGAAATGGCGGCCCCTGATATAAATAACCTAAGCCACAGCAAAGCAGAATTAAGCCTAGAACCGTTAAATCCTGTTGCCACCAACAAATCCCTAATAAACCTAAAATTGCTAAGGCTAAACAGCTATTTCCCATGGCTATAACTAATGATTTATTTTCGGTCAAATTGACTAAAGAATGATGTTTATTTTTGTCAATTCCCGTTTCTGAGTCAAAGACATCATTGAGAATATTTTCCCAAGCTAAAATTAAAATAGCTGCCGTAATAAAAGTGGTAAAAATTTTCCAATTAATCGTAGAAGTTTCAAAAACAGCAACAGCAGTTCCCACCCAAATTGGCATAATTGCCACACTATACATCGGGGGTTTAATCGCTGCTAACCATAATTTATTTTTTGAGGCTGCAATTAATTCTGTGGTCATAGAAACAGGATTTTAAACTTTGACTGGCTTATTGTCCCATAAGACTATCTGATCATGCTAGAGGACTTGAAAAAGGTTGAATCTGATACTGACAGGACTAATACCCGCAAGGAGGGTAGAGGAAAGGTGATGTGGGTGTCCGGTGTCTGTCACAGTTGGGAAGTAGGGGAAGGAGGGAAGAATTATGAACTTTTTTTACAGACTGAGGGCAATATTTTTACAGGGTAGATTATGAATAAGGGGTAAATGACTCTGAAAGTCGTTAACATAGATTAAAATAACATGAGTTAACGATTTTTCGGTGACAGTTTTCCCTGTTTTAACCTTTTTTTGTTCATTTTTTATATGCCAGTTTTTCCTTCTGCAACCCCGTTATTGCAAGATCGCCAAGAACTGCATCGTTTTTTGTTAGAGTTTCAAAATTATGGATTACAGGACTATCAGACTAAAATTCTGAGTATTGCCCATGAAATTCAATGGATTGATCCTTTAGCAATTTTACAGCAATTTTATCATCCAAATTTAATTCATTTTTATTTTGAAAAACCTCAATTTGAGGAGTCCTTTGTGGCGGTTGATACGGCTATTAAATTCATAACGGCGGGAAAAAATAGGTTTATTGAAGCGCAAAAATTTATTCAATCTTGTTTAGATAAAACCGTTATTATTGGTTCTAAAAATAGCCATTTACCTAAGCCTTATTTTTGCTGTAGTTTTACTTTTTTTGATCAATATTTTAATCCTAATTTATCCTTAAATTGCGGACAAAATCTTGCGGTTGAACCGGAAAATGTTTATTTCCCGCCCGCTACCATATTTTTACCTAAATGGCAAGTGATTAGAAAAAAAAATCGCTGTATTTTGATTGTTAATATTGTTTTGAAGAAAAACTCTAAAATTGAAAATATTTTGAGTGATGTCTGGTATAAAAGTCAACAAATTAATGGGTTAGAAACCACCTCAATTCCTTCTGTCACCAGTAAAACCCCTAGTTTATTATTAACCCAACAAGTCGAAACTGACCCCAAACCCTATTTACAATTTAAACAGTCTGTCCATTCTGCTTTGGATTTAATTAACTCTAAATCCTTGAAAAAATTAGTTCTTTCTCAACCGATTGATGTGGTGTCTAAAACCCCATTTAATTTAATTCATTCTTTAAATAATTTAAGACTTTTGTATCCTGATTGTTATATTTTTTCCACGGGTAATGGCAAGGGTCAACAGTTTATTGGGGCGAGTCCAGAAAGATTAATTAGTCTGAAAAATAATCAATTAATTACTGATGCCTTGGCGGGTTCAGCCCCTCGCGGAAAAACACCGATAGAAGATATTAATTTAGGTCAAGAATTACTCAATAGTGAAAAAAATCTGCGGGAACATCAAGTGGTAATAGATTTTATTATCGAACGTTTATTAAGTTTGGGTTTAACCCCAGATTTAACGGATTTACCTTGTTTAAGACAACTCACAAATATTCAACACCTTTGGACACCGATTAAATGTCAAGTTTCAACCAATATTCATCTCTTGGAAATATTATCACAATTACATCCAACTCCCGCCGTTGCGGGAACTCCCAGAGATATTGCCCAACAATATATCCATAATTATGAAAGTTTTGATCGCTCTCTTTATGCAGCACCAATTGGTTGGATTGATCATCAAGGAAATGGAGAATTTGTGGTGGGGATTCGTTCGGCTTTATTAGACGGAAATCGTGCTAGACTCTATGCAGGAGCCGGAATTGTTGCGGGTTCAGAACCGGAAAAAGAAGTAGCTGAAATTCAGTTAAAGTTACAGGCTTTATTAAGAGCATTAGTGTAATTACGAATTACGAATTACGAATGGGTAATAAACTGGTAACTGATGACTAATAACTCATAACTGATAACTCATGACTGATGACTGATAACTGATGACTGATTTACGATGCTAATTAAAGATATTGGAGAACAGGGTTTACTGGAAATTGTTAAGGGTTTTTGTCCCTCGGAAATTGTGGGGGATGATGCGGCAATTTTGGCGGTTTCTGGGGATGAATCCTTAGTAATTACTACGGATATGTTAGTAGATGAAGTTCATTTTAGCGATCGCACTACATCACCTTTTGATGTGGGTTGGCGTGGCGCTGCGGTGAATTTATCCGACCTGGCGGCTATGGGTGCTTTTCCCATCGGAATTACCGTCGCATTAGGAATAACAGATAATAAAACCGTTAGCTGGGTAGAACAACTTTATCAAGGATTAACCACCTGTTTAAATCAGTATCAGACGCCGATTGTGGGTGGCGATATTTGTCGGTCGGCGGTAACTTGTATTTCTATTACTGCTTTTGGAAGGGTTAACCCAAAATTAGCAATTCGGCGTTCCGTTGCCCGTCCTGGCGATAAAATTATAGTTACTGGAGATCATGGGGACTCCAGGGCTGGATTAGAATTACTCCTACATCCCGAATTAGGAGCCGAATTAACAGCTAATCAACGTTTATCCCTAATTCAAGCCCATCAACGGCCCCAACCCCGCTTGGATATTGTCCCGAAATTGCAAAATTTTTTAGCCTCCCATCCCCAGACAACAATTGCGGGAATGGATAGTAGCGATGGACTGGCCGATGCGATTGTCCAAATCTGTCGAGGAAGTCAAGTTGGGGCTAAAATCCAACGTCCTCAAATTCCGATATCTCAAGCCTTAAAAACCTTTGTTTCCCCGCAACAGGCTGTTCATTGGGCCTTGTATGGGGGAGAAGACTTTCAACTGGTATTGTCTGCGGCTGCGGATATAGCTGAAATAGTTGTTGAATACCTAGGAAAAACCGCCACTATTATTGGTGAAATTACTGCTAATCCAGATATTTTATTAATAGATGATGCTGAACCCTCAACCATCGAAAAACTATCCTTGAGTCGAGGATTTCAGCACTTCGCACCGATAACAGGGAGTTAAAACCCTGCCTGGTGTCCCAATTAAATCTAGGCTTTCCAGTTGGAAGCTACCAATTCGGCTAAATCAACCACCCGTTGACTATAACCCCATTCGTTATCATACCAGGCGACTACTTTCACCATGTCGCCACCCATCACCATTGTTAAGCTGGCATCCACAATTGAAGAAGCATCATGTCCTTTATAGTCAGAAGACACCAAAGGCAGATCGCTGTATTCCAGAATCCCTTTCATTGCGCCGTCAGCAGCTTCTTTCAGAGCTAAATTGACTTCTTCAACAAAGGTTGCCTTCTCCACCTGTACCACTAAATCCACAATCGAGACATTAGGGGTAGGAACTCGAAAAGCAATCCCGTTGAGTTTTCCTTTCAGTTCAGGAATCACTAAAGAAACGGCCTTTGCAGCACCCGTAGAAGTAGGAACAATATTCACCGCCGCGGCTCTAGCCCGACGCACATCGCGGTGACTGGAATCTAAAAGACGCTGATCTCCAGTATAGCTGTGGGTTGTGGTCATTGTGCCTTTAACAATGCCGAATTTCTCATGCAGGACTTTGGCAAAAGGAGCTAAACAGTTGGTAGTACAACTGGCGTTACTCAGAATTCGGTGTTGATCATGATTGTAGTCATGGTGATTCACACCCACCACAAAAGTATCCACGCCTTCACCCTTTCCAGGAGCCGTAATCAGGACTTTTTGGGCTCCGGCGGTAATATGCCTAGAAGCACCTTCCTCGGTAATAAATACCCCGGTGGATTCAATAATTAAATCCACACCCCATTCTTTCCAAGGCAAATTTAATGGGTTACGATCAGAAACACATTTAATGGTTTTGCCATTGACTGTAATGGAATTCTCATTGGCTTTGATATCAACGCCTTTGAGTGTGCCGAGCATGGAATCGTATTTGAGCAAATGGGCATTGGTACTGGGATCGGAAGTATCATTGATGCCCACAAACTCTAAATTGCTATTTTGCCGGGTTAACCAGCAGCGTAAAACGTTACGTCCAATCCGTCCAAAACCGTTGATTGCGACCTTAATCACTTACTTTGTTCCTCCTAACAATGGCATCGCCCAAACCAGGCTAAAGTTTGACTAGATAGATGTTTCTATTGACCCCAATCATACCGTAAAGGCTGTCGCAATTTTCCAGACTATTTTTTGGCTGGGGTCGATGATCACAGGCGCGAGACCGCTAGAATAAAATAAACGGAGTCAAAGACATCTCATGCAAGCAGGTTGGCGGATTGGATCGTTATTTGGAATTCCCTTCTTTGTTGATTCTTCTTGGTTTGTGATTGTTTTGCTGTTCACAGTCGCCAATCGCCAGAGTTATGCGGAGTGGGGGCAAACTTTATCTTGGGTTACTGGGTTTGCTATTGCACTCTTATTGTTTGCTTCGGTATTATTACATGAACTGGGCCATAGTTTGGTGGCCCAATCCCAGGGAATTCGAGTCAACTCGATTACTCTGTTTTTGTTTGGGGGAGTGGCTGCTAAGGAATTTATCCTCCGGGTTTACAGTTAGCAGCTTTAGCAAAAAGTATGGTTTAACCACAAAGACACAAAGTTTAATAATATGATTCCTGCTATTGTGATCCAAAATCTGAAAAAATCCTATGGTGCTTGTCCCGCCATTAAAGATGTGTCTCTTGATGTCCAACCGGGGGAAATCTTTGGTTTACTAGGGCCCAATGGAGCCGGAAAAACCACAATTTTAAGGGCGTTGTGTACCTTAATTACTCCCGATGCTGGGCGTTTAGAGGTTTCTGGTATTTCTGTGGTTGATCAACCCAGACTTGTTCGTCAACGCCTCGGTTATGTAGCCCAGGAGGTCGCCTTAGATAAGGTCTTAACCGGGCGAGAGTTATTGCAATTACAGGCTGCTCTCTATCATATTCCTCGGCCTAATATTGCCGAACGAATTAATCAAGTTACAAATTTATTAGGATTACAAGATTGGATTGATCAAAAAACTGGAACCTATTCCGGGGGTATTCGCAAACGTTTAGATTTAGCTTTGGGTTTACTCCATCAACCGGATTTATTAGTATTAGATGAACCTACCGTGGGATTAGATATTGAAAGTCGGGTCGTGGTCTGGGATTTTCTGCGTCAATTAAGAGAAAATGGCACAACGGTTTTAATTACAAGCCACTATCTAGAGGAAGTGGATGCTTTAGCCGACCGGGTGGCAATTATTGACCAAGGATTAGTGATTGCTTTGGGTACACCTTCTGCTTTAAAAAATCAACTCGGAGGCGATCGCATTACCCTCAGAATTAGAGAATTTTCCCCGGTTGAAGAAGCAGAAACAGCCAAGTTCCTATTACAATCTTTGCCTTTTGTACAGGAAATTATTATTAATTCGGCTCAAGGTAATTCTTTAAATTTAGTAGTTAAAACTCAAAGTGATGCCTTATTTACGATTCAACAGGCGTTAAAAGATGCGGGTTTACCCACCTTTGGGATTGCCCAATCTCGCCCAAGTTTAGATGATGTTTATTTAGCAGCCACGGGTCGAACCTTACTTGATGCTGAAATTGCGGCTTCTAGTAATCGAGATTTGAAAGCTGAGAAAAAGAAAAGTATGCGCTCTTAGCCAGATTTCCTAATTTTTTGTACAATCTAATCAAACAAACTGTTACCGATATCGTTAATTGTCAAAACCTTAATAATCATGAGTAGTTCAACAACCTCTGTTAAAATTTTAACCCCTAATCAAACGGCTGATCAGCAACCAAATTTAGTCGGGGAATTTATCCAAGAAACAATGGCCTTAACCCGGAGATTGTTTATTCAATTAAAACGTCGTCCTTCCACCTTAATTGCTGGGATTATTCAACCCTTAATGTGGTTAATTTTATTTGGAGCATTATTTCAAAATGCCCCCAAAGGATTGTTTGGCGGAACTCTAAATTATGCTCAGTTTTTAGCTGCGGGAATTATTGTTTTCAC includes:
- a CDS encoding O-succinylbenzoic acid--CoA ligase; its protein translation is MNIIDKIQNRLVLNNQDSLIDRYKTHLQTINQWIKLNKNYPKILISESDPILFLSAFMTAITAKCPIFLCNPQWGQQEWTQVYQIVKPNLLISQGQILDYQNPLNSNHENLKSLTMIPTGGTSGNIKFTVHNWDSLMASVQGFKQYFNVSAINSFCTLPLYHVSGLMQWMRSLLTDGQLILTSFKTVEAEEWINFNLTDYFISLVPTQLHRLLQSPSLTHWLSQFQIVLLGGAPPWLELLEQSRLHQIPLALTYGMTETASQIVTLKPSDFLRGNNSCGQVLPHAEIKIYDKNGKELKTNQTGIIKIKADSLMLGYYQDNFNPNLRINTFTPDDLGYWDEQGYLTLVGRQTNKIITGGENVFPTEVEAVIRATGLVKDICVIGKPDQYWGEIVVAVYVPDSKEVSQAQLEQAILGKLSKFKHPKLWISVEQLPRNSQGKINQQQIQKWVMDYQDQ
- the menA gene encoding 1,4-dihydroxy-2-naphthoate octaprenyltransferase, whose protein sequence is MTTELIAASKNKLWLAAIKPPMYSVAIMPIWVGTAVAVFETSTINWKIFTTFITAAILILAWENILNDVFDSETGIDKNKHHSLVNLTENKSLVIAMGNSCLALAILGLLGICWWQQDLTVLGLILLCCGLGYLYQGPPFRLGYQGLGEFLCFFAFGPLGVSAAYYSQTQNWSWVCLATSIIVAIPITLVLFCSHFHQVEDDINAGKKSPIVRLGTERGAKLLPWFCGSIFILTGGFVLWGIFPIWTLLSFVAIPSGIKLCRHVSQYHNQPNLVSNCKFIAIALQFWSGLFLGIGLILG
- a CDS encoding isochorismate synthases translates to MPVFPSATPLLQDRQELHRFLLEFQNYGLQDYQTKILSIAHEIQWIDPLAILQQFYHPNLIHFYFEKPQFEESFVAVDTAIKFITAGKNRFIEAQKFIQSCLDKTVIIGSKNSHLPKPYFCCSFTFFDQYFNPNLSLNCGQNLAVEPENVYFPPATIFLPKWQVIRKKNRCILIVNIVLKKNSKIENILSDVWYKSQQINGLETTSIPSVTSKTPSLLLTQQVETDPKPYLQFKQSVHSALDLINSKSLKKLVLSQPIDVVSKTPFNLIHSLNNLRLLYPDCYIFSTGNGKGQQFIGASPERLISLKNNQLITDALAGSAPRGKTPIEDINLGQELLNSEKNLREHQVVIDFIIERLLSLGLTPDLTDLPCLRQLTNIQHLWTPIKCQVSTNIHLLEILSQLHPTPAVAGTPRDIAQQYIHNYESFDRSLYAAPIGWIDHQGNGEFVVGIRSALLDGNRARLYAGAGIVAGSEPEKEVAEIQLKLQALLRALV
- a CDS encoding thiamine-monophosphate kinase; protein product: MLIKDIGEQGLLEIVKGFCPSEIVGDDAAILAVSGDESLVITTDMLVDEVHFSDRTTSPFDVGWRGAAVNLSDLAAMGAFPIGITVALGITDNKTVSWVEQLYQGLTTCLNQYQTPIVGGDICRSAVTCISITAFGRVNPKLAIRRSVARPGDKIIVTGDHGDSRAGLELLLHPELGAELTANQRLSLIQAHQRPQPRLDIVPKLQNFLASHPQTTIAGMDSSDGLADAIVQICRGSQVGAKIQRPQIPISQALKTFVSPQQAVHWALYGGEDFQLVLSAAADIAEIVVEYLGKTATIIGEITANPDILLIDDAEPSTIEKLSLSRGFQHFAPITGS
- a CDS encoding glyceraldehyde-3-phosphate dehydrogenase, type I; protein product: MIKVAINGFGRIGRNVLRCWLTRQNSNLEFVGINDTSDPSTNAHLLKYDSMLGTLKGVDIKANENSITVNGKTIKCVSDRNPLNLPWKEWGVDLIIESTGVFITEEGASRHITAGAQKVLITAPGKGEGVDTFVVGVNHHDYNHDQHRILSNASCTTNCLAPFAKVLHEKFGIVKGTMTTTHSYTGDQRLLDSSHRDVRRARAAAVNIVPTSTGAAKAVSLVIPELKGKLNGIAFRVPTPNVSIVDLVVQVEKATFVEEVNLALKEAADGAMKGILEYSDLPLVSSDYKGHDASSIVDASLTMVMGGDMVKVVAWYDNEWGYSQRVVDLAELVASNWKA
- a CDS encoding ABC transporter ATP-binding protein, encoding MIPAIVIQNLKKSYGACPAIKDVSLDVQPGEIFGLLGPNGAGKTTILRALCTLITPDAGRLEVSGISVVDQPRLVRQRLGYVAQEVALDKVLTGRELLQLQAALYHIPRPNIAERINQVTNLLGLQDWIDQKTGTYSGGIRKRLDLALGLLHQPDLLVLDEPTVGLDIESRVVVWDFLRQLRENGTTVLITSHYLEEVDALADRVAIIDQGLVIALGTPSALKNQLGGDRITLRIREFSPVEEAETAKFLLQSLPFVQEIIINSAQGNSLNLVVKTQSDALFTIQQALKDAGLPTFGIAQSRPSLDDVYLAATGRTLLDAEIAASSNRDLKAEKKKSMRS